The Magnetovibrio sp. genome includes a window with the following:
- a CDS encoding response regulator: MTTLLLVEDNDLNRDMLSRRLEKMGYEVLLAVNGQEGVEMTRALAPDLILMDINMPVLDGWEAVHLLKSAPETSAIPVIALTAHAMMSDREKADEVGFDDYATKPVDFPALVHMIEALLHRNP; encoded by the coding sequence ATGACCACCTTGCTCCTCGTCGAAGATAACGACCTCAATCGCGACATGCTGTCCAGACGTCTGGAAAAAATGGGCTACGAGGTGCTGCTGGCCGTGAACGGACAAGAAGGTGTCGAAATGACCCGCGCATTGGCCCCCGACTTGATTTTGATGGATATCAATATGCCGGTCCTGGATGGGTGGGAGGCCGTGCACCTACTGAAAAGTGCGCCTGAAACCAGCGCAATTCCGGTCATCGCCTTGACCGCCCACGCCATGATGTCGGACCGCGAGAAAGCTGACGAAGTTGGTTTCGACGATTACGCCACCAAGCCTGTAGACTTTCCTGCGCTAGTTCATATGATCGAGGCGTTGCTCCACCGCAATCCCTGA
- a CDS encoding putative bifunctional diguanylate cyclase/phosphodiesterase, which translates to MDERTTDNQAPRILVVDDNAMNRDLLVRRLARQGFAMDTASGGLEALEKVAKNSYDLVLLDINMPDLDGISVLSQVRETKDQSELPIIMVSARDASDSIAEAINKGANDYITKPVDFPVAQARIRTQLDVLQTHKKLKESEERYALAFRGANDGLWDWDIQNGRVYFSQRWKDMLGYGQEEFGNQPDDWFNLVHPEEVERLKLAVENHLLGQSDALEHEYRALHKDGTFRWLLTRGVASRGADGQAVRLSGSQTDVTRTKAYDPITSIPNKFLFMDRLEWLLDKERRKRRGRYAVLLIHIDRLDELRQTLGPVAGEEIIINAAYRLIDSLRVEDSVSRLFEAEATTVSRHDEADFAVLAEGCRDESTAPKIAERLRQAITKPMEVAGENLVLTASMGIVAGAMEEGLDATEVIAHAASALSRARRKGPGNYELFDKHMQQRAIARLKMETDLRRAVADGQLALHYQPIVKLDSGEIAGCEALARWRHPERGNIPPAEFIPLAEETGLIDLIGDWVLEEACTQHQKWSDGRADKVDLSVNFSLLQMQRDGVEDRVMDILNKTGMDPRRLKIEITESIFMEDMDRIKGILSALNDEGIGIAIDDYGTGYSSLSYLKRLPITHLKIDRSFIGDVSSDIAAQAIVQSTLLMAQSLGIEVVAEGIETIDQEALLKVLKAEYGQGYHFWRPISGDDFAALLTRPAHP; encoded by the coding sequence ATGGACGAGCGCACTACCGACAATCAAGCTCCGCGTATTCTGGTCGTCGATGACAACGCCATGAACCGCGACCTTCTGGTACGTCGCCTTGCGCGCCAAGGCTTCGCCATGGACACCGCCAGCGGCGGTCTTGAGGCTTTGGAAAAAGTTGCAAAAAATTCCTACGACTTGGTTTTGCTCGACATCAATATGCCGGACCTGGACGGCATTTCAGTGCTGAGCCAAGTGCGCGAAACCAAAGACCAGTCAGAACTTCCCATCATCATGGTAAGCGCGCGCGACGCCAGCGACAGCATCGCCGAAGCCATCAACAAGGGCGCCAACGATTACATCACCAAACCCGTTGATTTTCCGGTAGCACAAGCGCGCATTCGCACCCAATTGGACGTTTTGCAAACACACAAGAAACTCAAGGAAAGCGAAGAACGCTACGCCCTGGCCTTTCGCGGCGCCAATGACGGTTTGTGGGATTGGGACATCCAAAATGGTCGAGTGTATTTTTCCCAGCGCTGGAAAGATATGCTCGGCTATGGGCAGGAGGAATTTGGCAATCAGCCCGACGATTGGTTCAATCTGGTTCATCCCGAAGAGGTCGAGCGCCTGAAGCTGGCGGTGGAAAATCATCTGCTTGGCCAATCCGACGCGTTGGAGCATGAATACCGCGCCCTGCACAAAGACGGCACATTTCGTTGGCTGCTGACCCGTGGCGTCGCCTCACGCGGGGCGGACGGTCAAGCGGTGCGTCTTTCCGGCTCGCAGACGGACGTGACCCGCACCAAGGCATATGACCCGATCACCTCGATCCCCAACAAATTCCTGTTTATGGACCGCCTGGAATGGCTGCTCGACAAAGAACGCCGCAAACGCCGCGGACGCTATGCGGTGTTGTTGATTCACATCGACCGCCTTGATGAATTGCGCCAGACCTTGGGTCCGGTCGCGGGGGAAGAGATCATCATCAACGCCGCCTATCGCCTGATCGACAGCTTGCGCGTCGAAGATAGCGTGTCGCGCCTGTTCGAAGCCGAAGCCACCACCGTCAGCCGCCATGACGAAGCCGACTTCGCGGTACTGGCCGAAGGTTGCCGTGACGAATCCACCGCACCCAAAATCGCCGAACGGCTGCGCCAAGCAATAACCAAGCCGATGGAAGTCGCAGGTGAAAACCTTGTTCTCACCGCGTCCATGGGCATCGTCGCCGGCGCGATGGAAGAAGGCCTGGACGCGACCGAGGTCATCGCCCATGCGGCATCGGCGTTGAGCCGGGCGCGGCGCAAGGGCCCTGGCAACTACGAGCTGTTCGACAAACATATGCAGCAGCGCGCCATCGCCCGGCTGAAAATGGAAACCGATTTGCGCCGCGCGGTGGCCGACGGCCAATTGGCGTTGCATTACCAACCGATCGTCAAGCTCGACAGCGGCGAAATCGCCGGTTGCGAAGCCTTGGCGCGCTGGCGTCACCCAGAACGCGGCAACATCCCGCCCGCTGAATTCATTCCCCTGGCCGAAGAAACCGGACTGATCGACCTAATCGGCGACTGGGTCTTGGAAGAGGCCTGCACCCAACATCAGAAATGGTCCGATGGACGCGCCGACAAGGTCGATCTATCGGTCAATTTCTCGTTGCTGCAAATGCAGCGTGACGGGGTCGAAGACCGGGTGATGGATATCTTGAACAAAACCGGCATGGATCCCCGCCGTCTGAAGATCGAGATCACGGAATCCATCTTCATGGAAGACATGGACCGTATCAAAGGCATTTTGTCGGCGCTCAACGACGAAGGCATCGGCATCGCCATCGACGATTACGGCACCGGCTATTCGTCGCTGTCGTATCTCAAACGCCTACCGATCACGCACCTGAAAATCGACCGCTCGTTCATCGGCGACGTATCCAGCGACATCGCGGCGCAAGCCATCGTGCAGAGCACCTTGCTGATGGCGCAAAGCCTCGGTATCGAAGTGGTTGCCGAAGGTATCGAGACCATCGATCAAGAGGCCCTGCTCAAGGTTCTCAAGGCCGAGTACGGCCAAGGCTATCATTTCTGGCGGCCGATCAGCGGCGACGACTTCGCCGCCTTGTTGACCCGCCCGGCTCATCCGTAA